One window of Methanothermobacter tenebrarum genomic DNA carries:
- a CDS encoding toprim domain-containing protein, whose amino-acid sequence MLNNRGPIDVRIIVEGASDVESVSKALQDVSLGSEYHITISSIIPTTSLEIAKRAVEGADIVLIATDADATGRELAEKFQRNLKESVGHVERVKLPYSHDVEYIDPRLMMEEIKNAIIRAGLSSIANIRKLRKLEERVLQFKSEIDELVNENSTLKDENNRLSNELEKIKGEKEELNSKLEELEEKFTNLQEEHHEIKEKYKELKSKSFLEMFPLHELWKELFDEELEDEKRIVQVADTLKTENLIIGQGYIAAPSKEDARTCLRTIRTILFLMSRTEEE is encoded by the coding sequence ATGTTAAATAATCGCGGCCCCATTGATGTTCGTATAATCGTTGAGGGGGCATCTGATGTGGAGAGTGTTTCGAAGGCTCTTCAGGATGTTTCCTTGGGTTCTGAGTATCATATCACAATCTCTTCCATAATACCAACCACCAGCCTAGAAATAGCTAAAAGGGCTGTTGAAGGCGCTGATATAGTCCTCATAGCCACGGATGCTGACGCAACTGGCAGAGAACTTGCAGAGAAGTTCCAGAGGAACCTCAAAGAGAGTGTGGGGCACGTTGAAAGGGTGAAATTACCCTATAGCCATGATGTGGAATACATTGACCCCCGACTCATGATGGAAGAGATAAAAAATGCTATTATAAGGGCCGGTTTATCCTCAATCGCAAACATAAGAAAATTGAGAAAACTTGAAGAAAGGGTGCTCCAATTCAAGTCCGAGATAGATGAACTAGTCAATGAAAACAGCACACTAAAAGATGAGAATAATAGATTATCAAATGAATTGGAGAAGATCAAAGGAGAAAAGGAGGAATTAAACTCCAAATTAGAAGAATTAGAGGAGAAGTTCACCAACCTCCAAGAAGAACACCATGAAATTAAGGAAAAATACAAGGAACTTAAAAGTAAGAGTTTCCTTGAAATGTTTCCCCTCCATGAATTATGGAAAGAACTTTTTGATGAAGAACTTGAAGATGAAAAGAGGATAGTACAAGTGGCAGATACTCTTAAGACTGAGAATCTCATCATAGGACAAGGTTATATTGCAGCACCTTCAAAGGAGGATGCGAGAACCTGCCTGAGGACCATAAGGACGATTCTGTTTTTAATGAGCAGAACAGAAGAAGAGTAA
- a CDS encoding 50S ribosomal protein L37e: MKGTPSFGKRNKSLHIRCRRCGRNAYHIRKRVCAACGFGRSKRIRRYSWQNKKVNGRRLK; this comes from the coding sequence ATGAAAGGCACTCCATCATTCGGTAAAAGGAATAAGAGTCTGCATATAAGATGTAGACGTTGTGGAAGGAACGCTTATCACATACGTAAGAGGGTGTGTGCCGCTTGCGGCTTCGGAAGATCCAAGAGGATAAGACGTTATAGTTGGCAGAATAAGAAAGTTAATGGTCGAAGGTTGAAATAA
- a CDS encoding LSm family protein — protein sequence MNPQKGNIQRPLDALGNSLNSPVLIKLKGDREFRGVLKSFDLHMNLVLNDAEELENGEVTRRLGTVLIRGDNIVYISP from the coding sequence GTGAATCCGCAAAAAGGTAATATACAAAGACCACTTGATGCGCTGGGTAATTCATTGAATTCTCCAGTCCTCATTAAACTGAAAGGTGACAGGGAATTCAGGGGTGTTCTGAAGAGTTTCGACCTCCATATGAACCTTGTGTTGAATGATGCCGAGGAACTGGAGAATGGTGAAGTTACCAGGAGACTCGGAACAGTATTAATTAGAGGAGATAACATAGTATATATATCCCCATAG